The Alphaproteobacteria bacterium sequence GGCGATCAGGTAACCGTGCGCGCCGTGGATCTCCGCGACATCGAAGCCGGCGGCGTCGCCGCGCCTGGCGCCCTGCGCGAAGGCCTCGACGATGTTGCCGATATCGGCCGCCGACAGTGCGCGCGGGATCAGCCAGCCCGGCGCCACCGGCTCGGTGGTCGGCCCGACCACCTCCCAGGCGCGGCGGCCCTTGGCGAAATCCGCCTCGTTGAGCGGACCGTTGCCCTCGGGCACCGGCTGCATCGAGCCCTTGCGGCCGGAATGCGCCAGCTGCAGCGCGGCCTTCGCGCCCTCGGCGTGGATGAAGTCGACGACGCGCCGGAATGCGGCGACCTGCTGATCGTTCCAGATGCCGGTGTCGTGCTGCGTCACCCGGCCGATCGGCTCGACCGCGGTGCCTTCGGTGAACACCAGGCCGGCGCGACCGCGCGCGAAGCCGCCCAGATGCACGACGTGGAAGTCGTTCGCGAGCCCGTCCCTGGCGTGGTACTGCACCATCGGCGAGATCACCACGCGGTTGGGCAGGGTGACGCCCCTGATGGTCAGTGGCGTGAACAGCAGCGGCCGGGACTCAGGCGTGGACACGGACGGCATCTCCAGGGGTGAACGCATGCGCCGATCATACTAGGCTGCCGCCGACGGAAGCGGGAGGGGCGGCCATGCGCATCATCGCCATCGAGGATCTGCACTGCAACGCGGGCTGGCGCACCTTCTCGTTCCTGAAGGTCACCACGGACGAGGGCATCGTCGGCTGGTCGGAGTACAACGAGAGCTACGGCAGCGGCGGTCTCACCGCGGTGATCCATCGCCTGGGGCATCATCTGATCGGCCAGGATCCGCGACCGGTCGAGCGCATCTCCTCGCAGCTCTACGCCATTACACGTCAAGCGCCTGGCGGCGTGAACGCCCAGGCGATCGCGGCGATCGAGAACGCGCTGCTCGACGTCAAGGCCAAGGCGCTGGGCATCCCCGTCTACGCCCTGTTCGGCGGCCCGGTGCGCGATCGCCTGCCGCTCTACTGGTCGCATTGCGGCAGCTACCGGCTGAACCAGTCGGAGGTCATGGGCCTGGAACCGATCCGCGGCTACGACGACCTGGTGACGCTCGGCAGGCAGGTGAAGGAGCGCGGCTTCAGGGCGCTGAAGACCAACATCTTCATGTTCGACCGCGACAAGCCCTACATGCACCAGCCCGGCTTCGGGCGAAATCCCGGCTGGCCCGAGCTCAATGTCGACAACCGCATCCTGGGCGCGATCCATGACGGGCTGGGCGCCTTCCGCCAGGGCGCCGGCAAGGAGATGGGCATCCTTCTCGACACCAACTTCAACTTCAAGACCGAGGGCTACGTGAAGGTGGCGCGCGAGGTCGAGCCGTACAATCTCTTCTGGCTGGAGATCGACAGCTACGATCCCGAGGGACTCGCCTATATCCGCCGCAAGGCCAACATGCCGGTCGCCTCCTGCGAGTCGCTGTTCGGCCGCCGCGGCTTCCGTCCGTTCCTCGAGAACCGCTCGATGGACGTCGCCATCGTCGACGTGCCGTGGAACGGGCTGCTCGAGTCGGTGAAGATCGCGGCCATGGCCGAGGCCTACGAGATCAACTGCGCGCCGCACAATTTCTACGGCCACATGTCGAGCCTGATGAGCGCGCATTTCTGTGCCGCCATCCCGAACTTCCGGGTGATGGAGATCGACATCGACGACGTGCCGTGGAAGGACGATCTCGTGACCCACCCGCCGGTGATCGAGAACGGCGAGCTGATCGTGCCGACGCGGCCCGGCTGGGGCGCCGACGTCAACGAAGACGCAGTGCGCGCCCATCCCGCGCGCGTCGGTTGACAAGAATCGCAACCGTCGTGCGTCTGCCGCCTTTCCTTCCCCCGGAGGGGGAAGGTGCCCGAAGGGCGGAAGGGGGATGTCGAAGCCGAACGCAGGAGTCTGTCTTCAACATCCCCCTTCCGTCGCGCTGCGCGCGCCACTTTCCCCCTCGGGGGAAAAGGAGTGAGCTTCGGCGGCTTTACGTGATCGTGGTCCTGATCGTTCTCCTCGTCGTGTGGAGCGCCGCGGCGCAGGCCCAGACGGCGGCCACGCGCGGCGGCGGTGAGACGCTGGTGCTGGCCAACGAGGTGATCCGCGAGGCGGGCGGCCGCCGGCTGATCGCGCGCGGCCTGGTCGAAGTGCGCCGCGGGACACGCTCGATCATGGCTGACGAGGTCATCTATGACTCCGCCAGCGACAGGCTGCGCGCCGTCGGCAACGTCGCGGTGGTCGAGGACAATGGCGACGTGGTGTTCTTCGCCGAGGTCGATGTCGACGCCGCCTTCACCGACGGCGCCGGGCGCGACATCCGCATGGTGCTCAGGCGCAGCTGGCGGGTGCGCGCCAGCGATGGCCGGCTGAGCACGAAGGAAGGCCGCCAGTTCACCCTGCAGCACGCCCAGGCCACGCCCTGCGAGGAATGCGCGAGGAATCCCGAACGTCCGCCGATATGGCGCATCACGGCGCGCCGCGTCGTGGTCGACGATGCCTCGAAGGATTTCATCTACAGCAACGCGGCGATGGAGATCTTCGGCGTCCCGGTGCTCTACACGCCGTATTTCACCCATCCGGCGCCCGATGTGCGCCGACGCAGCGGCCTGGTGTCGTTCGATGTCGGCCGCAGCGTGTCGCGCGGGTTCTACGCCCAGCCGCAATACTTCATCGCCTTCGGCGACAGCGCCGATCTCTCGCTGCGCCCGCGGCTCTATGTCCAGCGTCCGGCGCGTCCGATGTTCGACGTCGAGGCGCGCAAGCGTGGCGACACCTTCGACGTCTCGCTGCGGCCACGATTCGCCTACGACGGCGGCCGGCTGCGCTACCTGCTGCGCGGTGCGCTGCGCTGGGACATCGACGACAACTGGCGCGCGCTGGCCGACGCCGACTACTCCGGCGACCGTGCCTTCCACGAGGATTTCGGCATCGACCGCGCCGCCTCCAGCCGCTCGGTGGCGGCGGTCGAACGTTTCGCCGCGCAGTCCTTCCTTCAGTTCCGCGCCGCGCACTACCAGGACCTGCACTTCGACGGCTTCGCCGGTCACGTGCCCAACGCCGGATTCCACGCGCTCGCGCATCAGCGCATCCCGCTGCTGGTGCTGGGCGGCACGCTGGAGACGCGCACGCTTCTGCGCCAGACGCTGCGCGAGCACGGGCCCTCGACCAGCAGCGCGATCCAGACGGTGGAGTGGCAGCGCCGCGCGCTGATCGGCGGCGGCCAGGTCGTGGGCTTCGGCGGGCAGCTCATGGGCCGGCTCGATCGCACCACATCGGGACCGGCGGATATCGTCGACCCGCTGTCGAACGGACTGCCGACGGTCGCGCGCAGCTGGGGATCGGGCGACGCGACCGGCTGGCTCGAGTGGTCATATCCCTTCGTCGCGCCGGTGGGCACGAGCGGCTCGTGGGTCATCGAGCCCAGGGCGCTGCTGATCGGCTCGGGCAGGATCGCCGGCACGCGGCCGACCCTGAACGAGGATTCGCGCAGCCTGGAGATGGATTTCAGCTCGATCTTCTCGCTGGGCCGCCACACCGGCTTCGATCGGCGCGAAAGCGGCCTGCGCGTGGTCTACGGCTTGCGCTCCACACTGGGCTTCGCGTCGGGCGAATCGCTGACGGTCGAGGCTGGCCAGCTGCGCTATCTCCTGGGCACCGACAATTTCGGCGGCCGACTGCGCGCGCCCGGCGACAAGGCCTCCGACTGGGTCGTGGGCGTGCGCGGCGATTTCGGCTATCCGCTGTCGCTCGACATGTACGGCCGCTTCGACGCGCGCGATCTTGGCGTCGTGCAGGCCTATGTCGCGCCGACCTTGCGCCATCGTCTCTTCGGTCGCGATGCCAGTCTGACGGTGGGCTATGCGCATGAGGGCCCGGCCAGCCCGCTTGGCCGTTATCCCGGCGTGCCGCCGCCGCGCGACTCCGTCATCGCCTACATG is a genomic window containing:
- a CDS encoding mandelate racemase/muconate lactonizing enzyme family protein translates to MRIIAIEDLHCNAGWRTFSFLKVTTDEGIVGWSEYNESYGSGGLTAVIHRLGHHLIGQDPRPVERISSQLYAITRQAPGGVNAQAIAAIENALLDVKAKALGIPVYALFGGPVRDRLPLYWSHCGSYRLNQSEVMGLEPIRGYDDLVTLGRQVKERGFRALKTNIFMFDRDKPYMHQPGFGRNPGWPELNVDNRILGAIHDGLGAFRQGAGKEMGILLDTNFNFKTEGYVKVAREVEPYNLFWLEIDSYDPEGLAYIRRKANMPVASCESLFGRRGFRPFLENRSMDVAIVDVPWNGLLESVKIAAMAEAYEINCAPHNFYGHMSSLMSAHFCAAIPNFRVMEIDIDDVPWKDDLVTHPPVIENGELIVPTRPGWGADVNEDAVRAHPARVG
- a CDS encoding NADH:flavin oxidoreductase/NADH oxidase, whose amino-acid sequence is MPSVSTPESRPLLFTPLTIRGVTLPNRVVISPMVQYHARDGLANDFHVVHLGGFARGRAGLVFTEGTAVEPIGRVTQHDTGIWNDQQVAAFRRVVDFIHAEGAKAALQLAHSGRKGSMQPVPEGNGPLNEADFAKGRRAWEVVGPTTEPVAPGWLIPRALSAADIGNIVEAFAQGARRGDAAGFDVAEIHGAHGYLIASFLSPVSNTRNDGYGGDRAGRMRIALEITHAVRTAWPRHKPLFFRVSSLDGADGWNLDDTVALSQALKALGVDVVDCSSGGLTNTATAQPIPRHPGFQVPFASAVRNKGGVKSMAVGLILDGKQAEAVLQEGHADLVAIGRQALYDPFWALHAAQELGCDPAFAMWPQEYGWWLDKRTRSLVLPKAAE
- a CDS encoding LPS-assembly protein LptD, whose translation is MIVVLIVLLVVWSAAAQAQTAATRGGGETLVLANEVIREAGGRRLIARGLVEVRRGTRSIMADEVIYDSASDRLRAVGNVAVVEDNGDVVFFAEVDVDAAFTDGAGRDIRMVLRRSWRVRASDGRLSTKEGRQFTLQHAQATPCEECARNPERPPIWRITARRVVVDDASKDFIYSNAAMEIFGVPVLYTPYFTHPAPDVRRRSGLVSFDVGRSVSRGFYAQPQYFIAFGDSADLSLRPRLYVQRPARPMFDVEARKRGDTFDVSLRPRFAYDGGRLRYLLRGALRWDIDDNWRALADADYSGDRAFHEDFGIDRAASSRSVAAVERFAAQSFLQFRAAHYQDLHFDGFAGHVPNAGFHALAHQRIPLLVLGGTLETRTLLRQTLREHGPSTSSAIQTVEWQRRALIGGGQVVGFGGQLMGRLDRTTSGPADIVDPLSNGLPTVARSWGSGDATGWLEWSYPFVAPVGTSGSWVIEPRALLIGSGRIAGTRPTLNEDSRSLEMDFSSIFSLGRHTGFDRRESGLRVVYGLRSTLGFASGESLTVEAGQLRYLLGTDNFGGRLRAPGDKASDWVVGVRGDFGYPLSLDMYGRFDARDLGVVQAYVAPTLRHRLFGRDASLTVGYAHEGPASPLGRYPGVPPPRDSVIAYMRAPIGEYWTIEAGMRFDITRRNFTDYQAGITYEDECFLIRVLGQRGIYFAGIGTEAAARVLVQVTFKQLTTLSFQTN